From Chiroxiphia lanceolata isolate bChiLan1 chromosome 11, bChiLan1.pri, whole genome shotgun sequence, the proteins below share one genomic window:
- the ARF4 gene encoding ADP-ribosylation factor 4, translated as MGLTISSLFSRLFGKKQMRILMVGLDAAGKTTILYKLKLGEIVTTIPTIGFNVETVEYKNICFTVWDVGGQDKIRPLWRHYFQNTQGLIFVVDSNDRERIQEAAEELQKMLQEDELRDAVLLLFANKQDLPNAMAISEMTDKLGLQSLRNRTWYVQATCATQGTGLYEGLDWLSNELSKR; from the exons ATGGGCCTCACCATCTCCTCGCTCTTCTCCCGCCTCTTCGGCAAGAAGCAGATGCGCATCCTCATGG TTGGTTTGGATGCTGCTGGTAAGACAACCATTCTTTATAAACTGAAACTAGGAGAAATTGTCACCACAATTCCCACTATCG GTTTTAATGTGGAGACGGTAGAatataaaaacatttgtttcacaGTTTGGGATGTCGGTGGTCAAGATAAAATTAGACCTCTTTGGAGGCATTATTTCCAAAACACACAG GGCCTCATCTTTGTGGTAGACAGCAATGACAGAGAGAGAAtccaggaagcagcagaagagctgcagaaaatg CTTCAGGAGGATGAGCTGCGAGATGCAGTGCTGCTTCTGTTTGCAAACAAACAGGATCTGCCAAATGCCATGGCAATCAGTGAAATGACAGATAAACTAGGTCTTCAGTCTCTGCGTAACAGAACT TGGTATGTCCAGGCTACCTGTGCTACACAAGGAACTGGTCTGTATGAGGGACTTGACTGGCTGTCAAATGAACTCTCAAAACGCTAA